Proteins from a genomic interval of bacterium:
- a CDS encoding penicillin-binding protein activator, translating to MNAIFARQPFLKLFFFSMIPVFLFLNNGCAPRYLEKTPTAILRYPYIPVEKQELESYRAQISASPYSPGVDQAKFWIAQDAFNRLQWNQAQKQFSAVLKKYPNSSWAPAAGIMTARAQVKLKRNLAALAFLAKLEKNYPQQTAMQTAANQLVHKIINDELSLSELARVRVTYQKTPWAEQALFVIGKRNLDFGNPDQAIKFFEQFLKQYPLSAFVDVARELMEKAVRIVPVNRTRIGCLLPLSGSYAPYGKTIQNGLELALDEINRFRDENDYLKLAVVDTAGTTAGAVAGFKRLAETEKVIAIIGPALSESVKALVPELKRKKVTVLTTSAAEPGLAAHSPFLFRYMLTNQDQGEAMAEYVVLRKNLQKIGILNGEAAYDRSLAEAFSEKVKALGGEIVARLEYSRGATDFKTQMMALGGVDPGYLKDLIVRERKQMERIVEKISYTSQQYLVPKVIDPTPPATPVVLPEKRVAIIRFAEEGDRTVREGLGKLFTEKISYALAPRNGVEVLTQAKTFKGIKSIGLSTLGLGKYEWRKIGEALNADYLIVGSIRQVGEETVHLPGEPLPIRYTVKARLVHAASGAVKKSFKETWIKSIPPDKNVKDMEAIYLPVSARDAVLVASQLAFYDLKAAVFGSDAWLSRKFFRQAGRETDGAVLATGYWPDAPSKRNQEFVMRYENLYKVQPTVLAVQAYDALFLISHVLKQIVRPNANQEDFQRVLAAVKIFSGMTGRIRISPDGEIRREPIFLKIKNKKLKQVR from the coding sequence GTGAATGCCATTTTTGCGCGTCAACCGTTTTTAAAACTGTTTTTTTTCTCAATGATTCCGGTTTTTCTGTTTTTGAATAATGGGTGTGCACCCCGTTATTTGGAGAAAACACCAACCGCAATTTTACGCTATCCTTATATTCCGGTTGAGAAACAGGAATTGGAATCCTATCGCGCACAAATTTCAGCAAGCCCTTATTCGCCCGGCGTTGATCAGGCTAAATTTTGGATTGCGCAGGACGCCTTTAATCGCCTGCAATGGAATCAGGCACAAAAGCAATTTTCAGCTGTTTTGAAAAAATATCCCAACTCAAGCTGGGCGCCGGCAGCCGGCATTATGACTGCCCGAGCGCAAGTGAAGCTGAAACGAAATCTTGCTGCCTTGGCATTTTTGGCTAAGCTGGAGAAAAATTATCCCCAACAAACCGCCATGCAAACTGCGGCAAATCAATTGGTGCACAAAATCATCAATGACGAATTGAGTCTTTCGGAATTAGCCCGAGTACGGGTTACGTATCAGAAAACGCCATGGGCTGAACAGGCGCTGTTTGTGATTGGTAAACGGAATCTCGATTTTGGAAATCCGGACCAGGCAATAAAATTTTTCGAACAATTTCTTAAGCAGTATCCGCTGAGTGCGTTTGTTGACGTCGCGCGCGAACTCATGGAAAAAGCGGTCCGGATTGTTCCGGTAAACCGTACACGGATTGGATGTTTATTACCCTTGAGCGGGTCCTATGCTCCTTATGGTAAAACCATTCAAAATGGTCTGGAACTGGCGCTGGATGAAATTAATCGATTCCGTGATGAAAATGATTATTTGAAACTCGCCGTGGTGGATACAGCGGGAACCACCGCCGGCGCTGTGGCGGGTTTCAAACGTTTGGCGGAGACGGAGAAAGTTATTGCGATTATTGGGCCGGCATTATCAGAGTCGGTGAAAGCCCTCGTTCCGGAACTCAAGCGTAAAAAAGTGACGGTATTAACCACCTCCGCAGCTGAGCCCGGACTGGCCGCCCACTCACCTTTTTTGTTCCGCTATATGTTAACCAATCAGGATCAGGGTGAAGCCATGGCGGAGTATGTTGTGCTGAGAAAGAATCTTCAAAAAATAGGGATTCTCAATGGCGAGGCGGCGTATGACCGTTCTTTGGCAGAGGCGTTTTCCGAAAAGGTCAAAGCGTTGGGTGGCGAAATTGTGGCTCGGTTGGAATATTCCCGCGGTGCGACGGATTTTAAAACACAAATGATGGCATTGGGTGGTGTGGATCCCGGTTATTTGAAAGATTTGATTGTACGTGAACGGAAACAGATGGAACGGATTGTCGAAAAAATCAGCTATACCTCTCAGCAGTATTTGGTTCCTAAAGTCATTGATCCCACGCCCCCGGCGACCCCGGTGGTTTTGCCGGAAAAGCGGGTCGCGATTATTCGCTTTGCCGAGGAAGGGGACCGGACAGTTCGCGAAGGATTGGGGAAATTGTTCACTGAAAAAATATCTTATGCATTGGCACCGCGTAACGGAGTTGAGGTTTTAACCCAGGCGAAAACATTTAAGGGGATAAAATCCATTGGTTTGTCCACCCTGGGTCTGGGAAAATATGAATGGCGGAAAATTGGCGAAGCCCTCAATGCGGACTATCTCATTGTCGGCAGCATCCGGCAAGTCGGGGAAGAGACAGTTCACTTACCGGGAGAACCACTGCCAATTCGGTATACCGTGAAAGCCCGGTTGGTGCATGCCGCCAGCGGTGCGGTCAAAAAAAGTTTTAAGGAAACCTGGATCAAGAGCATTCCGCCGGATAAAAATGTTAAGGATATGGAAGCAATTTATTTGCCGGTATCTGCCCGGGATGCGGTGCTGGTTGCATCGCAACTGGCTTTTTACGATCTGAAGGCTGCGGTTTTCGGATCCGATGCCTGGCTTTCGCGGAAGTTTTTTCGGCAGGCGGGCAGAGAGACTGATGGCGCTGTGCTTGCCACTGGTTATTGGCCGGATGCGCCGTCCAAACGTAATCAAGAATTTGTAATGCGCTATGAGAATCTTTACAAAGTCCAGCCGACCGTGCTGGCGGTTCAAGCCTATGACGCGCTTTTTTTAATCAGCCATGTTTTGAAACAAATCGTCCGGCCCAATGCCAATCAGGAAGATTTTCAGAGGGTGCTGGCAGCTGTAAAAATTTTTTCAGGCATGACCGGCAGGATTAGGATTTCTCCTGATGGGGAAATTCGCCGCGAACCCATTTTTTTAAAAATTAAAAACAAAAAATTAAAGCAGGTCCGTTGA